The following proteins come from a genomic window of Yinghuangia sp. ASG 101:
- a CDS encoding endonuclease/exonuclease/phosphatase family protein — MTVLRVATFNLLHGMALDDGSAGPGRLAEAMAELDADIVALQEVDRHQERSGGVDQAAVAARALGARAWRFLAAVHGVPAPVSGWLPEPEAPVRHVYGPEHDGEGGPSYGIALLSRLPVRRWRARRFPAAPLSLPLRVQGRPGLTRVPDEPRSVLAAVVDGPTGPLTVLAAHLSFVPGWNVSQLARIGRSSADLPRPQLLLGDFNLPGRVPQAVVGRRERGAAGRARRRQVRWRSLARVPTYPSYRPRVQFDHVFGHGFGPDVVLKSEAVRLGVSDHCALVVDLRL; from the coding sequence ATGACGGTCCTCAGAGTGGCGACGTTCAACCTCCTGCACGGGATGGCGCTCGACGACGGCAGCGCCGGGCCCGGGCGGCTGGCGGAGGCGATGGCGGAGCTGGACGCGGACATTGTCGCGCTGCAGGAGGTCGACCGGCATCAGGAGCGTTCCGGCGGGGTCGACCAGGCCGCCGTCGCGGCGCGGGCGCTGGGGGCGCGCGCGTGGCGGTTCCTGGCGGCGGTGCACGGCGTGCCGGCGCCCGTCTCGGGATGGCTGCCGGAGCCGGAGGCGCCCGTGCGGCACGTCTACGGGCCCGAGCACGACGGCGAAGGGGGTCCGTCGTACGGCATCGCGCTGCTGTCGCGGCTGCCCGTGCGGCGCTGGCGGGCACGGCGTTTCCCGGCGGCGCCGTTGAGTCTGCCGCTGCGCGTGCAAGGGCGTCCGGGTCTGACGCGTGTCCCGGACGAGCCGCGGTCGGTGCTCGCGGCCGTGGTCGACGGGCCGACCGGGCCGCTGACGGTGCTCGCCGCGCACTTGTCGTTCGTACCGGGCTGGAACGTCTCGCAGCTGGCGCGGATCGGGCGCTCGTCGGCGGACCTGCCGCGCCCGCAATTGCTGCTGGGCGACTTCAACCTGCCGGGCCGGGTGCCGCAGGCGGTGGTCGGGCGGCGGGAGCGCGGGGCGGCGGGGAGGGCCCGGCGGCGGCAGGTGCGGTGGCGGTCGCTGGCGCGCGTCCCGACCTATCCGTCGTATCGTCCGCGCGTGCAGTTCGACCACGTGTTCGGGCACGGGTTCGGCCCCGATGTGGTGCTCAAGAGCGAGGCCGTCCGGCTCGGCGTCTCGGACCACTGCGCGCTGGTGGTCGACCTGCGCCTGTGA
- the nudC gene encoding NAD(+) diphosphatase, whose amino-acid sequence MSVDVRDPRLAMTRATHDRAAEHRVDEGWLATAWDSAEARVLVIARGKVHWTDPGADGTSPALTLVAPADAPDGERYFLGVDPAGTAHFAVAAEALPEDVDAQVGTLYTLGPVLGDRDAGLLVHAVGLENWHRTHTFCARCGKPTRPVSGGHVRRCTECAAEHFPRTDPAVIMLVVDRRDRALLGRQASWPEKRFSTLAGFVEPGESLRQAVAREVAEETGVRVAEVTYVDSQPWPFPSSLMLGFHATASDDRIQVDGTEIAEARWFTRDELRAAVAAGEIRLPGRISISRHLIELWFGERFPDSVTW is encoded by the coding sequence ATGTCGGTGGACGTCCGCGACCCTCGGCTGGCCATGACCCGGGCAACCCATGACCGTGCGGCCGAACACCGCGTCGACGAGGGGTGGTTGGCGACGGCCTGGGACTCCGCCGAGGCGCGCGTCCTGGTGATCGCGCGGGGCAAGGTGCACTGGACCGACCCGGGCGCGGACGGCACGAGCCCCGCGCTCACTCTCGTCGCCCCGGCCGACGCCCCCGACGGAGAGCGGTACTTCCTCGGCGTCGACCCCGCCGGCACGGCGCATTTCGCGGTCGCCGCGGAAGCGCTCCCCGAGGACGTCGACGCGCAGGTCGGCACGCTCTACACACTCGGCCCCGTCCTCGGCGACCGCGACGCGGGGCTCCTCGTGCACGCCGTCGGCCTGGAGAACTGGCACCGCACGCACACCTTCTGCGCCCGCTGCGGCAAACCGACCCGGCCCGTCTCGGGCGGCCATGTCCGAAGGTGCACGGAGTGCGCCGCGGAGCACTTCCCGCGCACCGACCCCGCGGTGATCATGCTGGTGGTCGACCGCCGGGACCGCGCGCTGCTCGGCCGCCAGGCGAGCTGGCCGGAGAAGCGGTTCTCGACGCTGGCCGGGTTCGTGGAGCCGGGCGAGTCGCTGCGGCAGGCGGTGGCCCGCGAGGTCGCCGAGGAGACCGGCGTACGCGTGGCCGAGGTGACGTATGTCGACAGCCAGCCCTGGCCGTTCCCGTCCAGTCTGATGCTCGGGTTCCACGCCACCGCGTCCGACGACCGCATCCAGGTCGACGGCACCGAGATAGCCGAGGCCCGGTGGTTCACCCGCGACGAACTGCGCGCGGCGGTCGCCGCCGGGGAGATCCGGCTGCCCGGCCGCATCTCGATCTCGCGGCACCTGATCGAGCTGTGGTTCGGCGAGAGGTTCCCCGACTCCGTCACATGGTGA
- a CDS encoding mycoredoxin has product MSATVTMYSTPWCGYCRRLKSQMEREGLAYDEVDIEQDAKAAEYVMSVNGGNQTVPTVVVTVGGEIQWVATNPSLAQVKDAFAAAAA; this is encoded by the coding sequence ATGTCGGCCACCGTGACGATGTACAGCACCCCCTGGTGCGGGTACTGCCGCCGCCTCAAGAGCCAGATGGAGCGCGAGGGCCTGGCCTACGACGAGGTCGACATCGAGCAGGACGCCAAAGCCGCCGAGTACGTGATGAGCGTCAACGGCGGCAACCAGACCGTTCCGACCGTCGTGGTGACGGTCGGCGGCGAGATCCAGTGGGTCGCGACCAACCCGAGCCTCGCCCAGGTCAAGGACGCGTTCGCGGCCGCCGCGGCCTGA